A genomic region of Gadus macrocephalus chromosome 5, ASM3116895v1 contains the following coding sequences:
- the LOC132457507 gene encoding uncharacterized protein LOC132457507, producing the protein MLELCRVHSSDAKTIAGARLNRWGAVMRDYKFIQDNVVNCPALMASTRIQLYDVNQRTLSMWQNTREKSMMRDTLSLAVPGPSAPQTAAEPLSAPRTLLQQPQQPDQPLQHHLPADASGLAATIRGPLAPELYDLVVEQQSAAAAAAATAAAPPDLSPLSAAATAPAIAAPAVAIGGAMSRTTAWRHRVLEEKERRARELGVYLKPLKKVSGFTCKRCGQHKTRENGHSRYKRETFCARADGGTVEQWRRDRLARDREAPPPAATLTFSPPPPPPAAVWSWLCRGTTSHCKLCIYIYINSLPLPKDSVSFVWKKERFLLKSHHKKKTRLKSWLKKSHSLLNNV; encoded by the exons ATGTTGGAGCTGTGCCGCGTCCACAGCAGCGACGCCAAGACCATCGCCGGGGCACGCCTCAACCGCTGGGGTGCCGTCATGAGGGATTACAAATTCATCCAGGACAACGTGGTCAACTGTCCTGCCCTCATGGCGAGCACCCGCATCCAGCTGTATGACGTGAACCAGCGGACCCTGTCCATGTG GCAAAACACCAGGGAAAAAAGCATGATGAGGGACACCCTCTCCCTCGCAGTCCCGGGGCCCAGCGCTCCCCAGACTGCAGCGGAGCCCCTGTCGGCCCCACGGACTCTgctgcagcagccccagcagccagACCAGCCCCTCCAGCACCACCTGCCCGCGGATGCCTCTGGTCTGGCTGCAACGATCAGAGGGCCGCTGGCCCCGGAGCTCTATGACCTCGTGGTGGAGCAGCAgagtgccgccgccgccgccgccgccaccgccgccgcccccccggaCCTCAGCCCGCTCTCAGCCGCGGCCACCGCTCCAGCCATTGCCGCTCCAGCCGTCGCCATTGGTGGAGCCATGTCCCGCACCACTGCCTGGAGGCACAgggtcctggaggagaaggagcgtcGTGCCCGGGAGCTAGGGGTCTACCTCAAGCCCCTTAAAAAGGTCTCGGGCTTTACCTGCAAGCGCTGTGGCCAGCATAAGACCAGGGAGAACGGCCACAGCCGCTACAAGCGGGAGACCTTTTGCGCCCGGGCCGACGGGGGAACGGTGGAGCAGTGGCGTCGTGATCGGCTGGCCAGAGACCgcgaggcccccccccccgccgccaccctgacattctctcccccccccccccccccagcagcagtgTGGAGCTGGCTGTGTAGAGGGACCACCAGCCATTGtaaattatgtatatatatatatataaacagccTACCGTTACCGAAAGACTCTGTGTCGTTTGTGTGGAAGAAAGAACGATTTTTGCTCAAATCACATCACAAAAAGAAAACACGCCTTAAAAGCTGGTTGAAAAAAAGCCATTCTTTATTAAACAATGTATAA